From Carassius auratus strain Wakin chromosome 9, ASM336829v1, whole genome shotgun sequence:
CAGTGTGGAAGTTGATCAGGGCTTGGACTCTAGCTAAGAGTAACTCTCTGTGACTCTCCTGATCAGAGGCTCCATCTCTGGGCTTTGATAATTCATGGTTACTGAGCAGCCTAAGAGCAGAGAAATGACACTGTGACGGCAAATCAATTAAAGTAAGCTACCTACTTACAGCTATCATGTATTattatgtgcatgcatgtgtcaTACAATAGGGTAGGTTTTGTAGAATGACAACCAACACAGACCTGTTATAGAGGAATTCACCCGCAGTGGTAGCTAGAGGTCTGTGGGAGCAGTACACAAACTGGAAGACATTCTTGTGGTCATCAGGACTCAGAACATCCTCACAGGATCTGACACAAAAGGGAACAATTTCAACAGTTACATGAGGAACAGCACAGCATACGCTTCACAGAGGAGAAGTCAAAGTATGGTTCAACAAACTCTATGAGAAATAGTCAGTATGAGGAGCAAGGGGAGATACTTACTGAGAGATGACCATGAGCAATCTCATGGCCTGTATGGCCACTTCATGGTCTTTATCCAGAGTCATGGAGATCATCCTCTCCTTCAACAGAAACAGCATTCAATCGCTCATGTAAACACTATAACTACCCGCTATGAGAGCAATCTTATCTCGAAAACCTACAATAGGACTTGAGTTAAAGACCCAGATGCATTTAAACAGCTCTTTAAATCACGTTTGTGCTAATGTGCTTTCTGCCGTTAGTGAGGGTACGGTGAGGGTGGGGTCCTGTGGGAAGCTATCAGGCCAGTGAGCCCAAGGCAAAACCTGAGGGGCTTTCCAGCCTGTCAATCAGCAATCATGCCCTCCTGCTGTCCCACTGCAGCTCTACAGGACCTTAACTTAAAAACTGCCAAAGACGTTTACTGACCGCGTCCATTTGAGAAGTTTGGCCAAAACAGCAAGAGCGTAAGAGCTGGAGGACAAACTTACAGCCAGTAAACAACTCTCCATAAAGAAGTTTATTTGTCTCCAGCAGTTACTCTCAGGTACAGTTTGAGCTTAAAACTGTCCTAACCAGATACGTGATAGACATAGCAGTCATgacaatttaagattttattcTAATCACCTGTGATGGCAACAAGTGGAACTTTTGTAGGGTGCTTGGTTTCTGTAGCTTCATGTTAAGTAGCTTCACCCATTTGTAATATCACACATCAAATATGTTCTGATTGGATGTGAATGTGGCATGGTTTACAGCATTTTTGTGTAGAGTTTACAGACAGATTTTGCAGAAACATGTCGTGTTGTGCCTGACTAGTAACATGATGAGTATCCTCGTTCATGCAGCCATTTTGAGGTAAAAATAGTGTGTTCACAATGAAAATTACAACATGACACAAGTGCACTTCAATACACAGATGATGCACGGAATTGTGGAAAACTTTGGGACATTTGGGACAATGTGGAAGCAATCGTTACCTTAAACCGTATCGTGAAAAGGTCCATTTTAGAACTACTTTGATCCTGATAAAGGGCCTGTAGACCCAGCACACATTTCAGACGCACATCAGGTTGCTGTAGaagattgttaaataaataaaacaggcagTCAAATATTAATTCAACAACAACTGACATGGGTAAATGTctaaacatttcaaaatgaattgtCCTTTAAAGCACCTGGCTGCTGGCTAACCCACCTTGTCATGCATCATCCATCCCACGTACTTCAGATAGCTGTCGTTTAGAAACACTGAACTATACAGCTTCATCCACACTCTCAGTTCCTCCATGCAGATGGCCCGGATTTCAGGAATTACGTCTCTGGAAGTCACATCACCGTTATTATGGTACatagtttttatttgaattgattTTCAAGGAAGTGAAGGCTAGTGTGGTTAATATAAAGATCACCTGTATCTCTTCAGGAAGACTCCTTTGAATATGGCATCCATCATGTTCTCAATTTCACATTTCCTGTCCTGTAACTGAAGAATGAAAGTAATTTATTCTGACTTTACAGTTTCCTGTACATCAACGCcaccattaaaatgttttgtggtcagtaatattatttttattttagaaaggatgaactaaactgatcaaaagtgacatttataacaaaaatcaTGATGGtttctgttttcaacactgataataataagaaatgtctcttgaacacaaaaaagtcagcatattagaatgatttctgaaggatcatgtgacaatgaaatgACTGTTAAAATTTTAACTCAAATATTTCCTTTAGCAGATATTTCTATGCCTATTTGAATTGTGCAAGTCACATCAGCGAGTGTTCAGAGTATTATATTTACAATGTGATATAGAtcatgaattaaattattttagttatattaCTCAACAAATCTGCTTTTTACTCACTCTTGGCGAGTTACCTTTAGACCCTGACTATACTCCAGAAAGATCTGTGTATAAAAAATGTTGAACTCTGTAACCAGACATGCTGTCAATCGTCTAACCTCACTGATCTTCCTCTGGATTCTGTCCAGCCTCGGAGAAGCCCGTTTGCTGGTCATCTTGGCCAGCTCGACCTCGTACAGCCGCTGACTGTTATCGACACTGATACTGAGGTTGAGAGCCACATTTATCAAAGCACTGAGCAGCTTCActgctgcagaaacacacacaacagaggCAAAACATCAGCTTTCtggatgtctgtgtgtgtgtggttcaggtcAAGTAGAATTGGTCATCGGAGCAACTTACCTGCTAGTGTACAGGTGTGCCTAAATGCACGAACTCTGGAATCGGAGAGCTCTGTCAGTAGTGAAATGAGTGTGTTCAAGAGGTAGCCATCGAAGATTACACAGTTCTGACACTGGGCCACTAGCACCGATACAAATTCACAGAAGTGTGAACGAAACCTCTTCCAGTACAGGCCTGACATGATGAGAGGATACTCGCCACTGTCCTGAGGAGGATGGAAAGAGGATCAAGATTGAAAAATAGTTACGATTTTATATTCTGTTATACACTGTTGTTCAAAGGATTGAtgtcagtacattttttacaaagaaattaatacttttatttagcgagGACACATAAAATTGGTCAAAAGTAACGGTTAAGATGTTTGCAATGTTACAACAGATTTCTATATcagatgaatgctgttcttttgaactttatattcaatCAAACAATACAGAAAAAAGCAGCATAATGAGTTACAACAAtgataccgtattttccggactataagtcgcagttttgtttcatagtttggctggtcctgtgacttatactcaggtgcgacttatttatcaaaattaatttgacatgaaccaagagaaatgaactaagacaagtgaaccaaaagaaaacattactgtctacagccacgagagggcgctctatgctgctcagtgctcttgcagcctaccactgagcagcatagagcgccctctcgtggctgtagacggcaatgttttcttttggttcttggtttaaataaatgcgacttatagtccagtgcgactacgtagttttggactgatgcgacttatactcaggtgcgacttatagtccgaaaaatacggtaattaaaaacaaatgtttcttcttgagcgccaaatcagcatgttaaaaggatttctgaaggaccatgtgacactgaagactgaagtaatggctgctggaaattcagttttgcatcacaggagttaattgttttaaaatactttaaataaaaacaacagtttcaatttaaattgtaataatataaggACAACGTGATCGCAGTTTGCAAAATGACGTGGAGTGCTCTGAACCGTACCATGTCAAGAGGCCATGTGACAGTTAAAATCCATGGAAATGCAAGGAACTTCTTATATTGTAAACCTGTgtcctgtgattaaaaaaaagaacactcaTAAGTAAGAGCAAGAAACATGGGAAAATAATCAATGATGAGCACGCTGGATGTCTAACCTCATCCAAATCCTCCACCATTTTACTCATGACATCAGCACCCTTTTTGCTCTGAAACATCTCTGCTGTAACCATCCCTACAAAAGCACAGACATGTGAACTACAATACACAAGACAAgccacaaaacaaatacaaagcgCTAAAAATGACCTACTTCTATTAGTCATCACTGTTGTGAAATGATGTTCTATTACGAAAGAGAGAACAGACATTACGAAAACATGCCTTTGCATCCTGAACACTGGATAAAGAAGCTGATGAGATCGAGCAGTGCTGAGTCTCTGTCGCCAGAATAAGCATCGATCCAGTCATCCACCACAGCCTTtcacaaaacaaaccaaacatcCATAtaacaaagatttgtttaaatcatTATGACCTAAGAAGTTTGTGACCTTCCAAGTGATTATCTGTAGCAGGGCTGATCATGCTGGACGTACCTGCATTGCGTTCCTCCCCATGCTGACCACCTCAAACAGTGTGACGGCTTCCACGTCTCCATTTTTGAGCTGTTCGTACTCTGCTCTGCCCAGGCTGCCATTACTGCTCTTTGAATGCTTTCTTTTGGCATTCTCAGAGCATTCCCGGGCTTTCCTCTTTCCTCTCTGCACGTGACAAAATATAGTTCTAAATTAGATTAAATGTTCTTACAGTAAATCTCACAAGAAGTCAGTTGTACTATGATAAGAGTATATGAGATGCAAAACCCTAttgttggagttttttttttttacaaacattgtgGTTTTAGCAGCTCTTACCACAGTCTTCTGTCTGTTTTCATTTCTCTCACTTGAAACGTGATGCACCGATGCACAGGAAGAGACGTCAACTACTGAGTTCTCTCTGAAAACAGGATGAACAGGCAGTTTTTTAGCTGTACACACAGAACACCttgaataataaaatttaattaaattgggATATTTCAGAAAAAGACGGTATGAAATCGAGAACTGTATTGAGTCTGTTTTATGATGAAAATGCAGAGGTAGTTTTCAGGTGTCTCACTTTTGCACCGATCTGGACAGTAAAGTTGGCTCCGCTATCATCTCCTCTCAGATCATAGCTGGACTAGAAACTGATGCTCTTCTGAActgcaacaaaagaaaaacaattgagAAATGATAATATTAATCGAGTACATCAATGTTCCTATATCACTgacaataatattgttaatatttgttagacaccaaatatcaaatataaatacatgCCACACTATGCATCTAGAAAGAGATCACacctttgcattttatttaaaaagttcacTTCACATgaacaacaaaaaatctaaaatattggtTTTGGCATCTTGCTGCTTACTATCCAGGATATATTGTGTTCACACCATGCACACCTAGTGGCTCTCAAACTTTTGACTCCTATTATCAATTTACTGTAAGACTATTTCAAAGCAATACTTCATTGGGTACTGTTGTAATGCTGGGAAAGCTGTTTGTTTTCAGATATATTATATTCACAGAAACTAGATTCATACATTTAAGAGCTCCTGTTGCGGCGGTTTTCCGTGATTTTTACAATATGCAGAAAATCATGGTATAATGTTACTATAGTAAATGCAAGCGCGCAAAATGTTTGTCAAAATGTTTTACTCAAAAACATTTCCCTTCTATTTTAACTTGTCTTTTAATGTACAGTTTGGATGCAGACAGGAAAATAAACTCGAGTAACGCATACAAAAACATAAGGTGACAAGTGACCTGATCTTGGATGCCATTGGCTGAGATACAAGTCAACAAATCAAAACCGGAATCCTGATTGGCTAGTTCGAGTGTCAATCAGAATTCCTCCATTTCTCTGTTACTGTGCCATATTGAAACAAAAGCATCTTAGGAGAACCTGCAGTTTCATTCATATGAATGTGTGAACCGGCTCGAAACGTTGACAAAACTGTCAGATCAAGAACAAGGCTTGCATGCTACCGAGTTTATTATTTAACTAATAAGCACAGAAAGGACAATCGGGATGCATGCTGACCTATCGGCTTTATTATTGACTTGCtgttctatataaatataaagataactatGCAAAAACGCGAATGTAGTTTAATAAATCTTACCAGAGACAGTCGTCATCTTGATTGGAGGATTAATGTAAACTGCACGTATAGATTTAGCTACTCCCACTTCAACATAGCCGCGTGCACGTCAACGAGAGCGCGCTGTACGTCTGACGTAAGCCCacgtttcttttactgtctatggaagtACATTACGTAATGTAAGCAAATCAGTTTACAAGCAATACTGCTACCACGAATAACAAGGttaatttatacaatattttacatgtatacaaaatagtttaaagtgacaactttataaaattataatgaatataatcAGTGATTAtaataaattctaatatataacaaaaataaatccaCACATTTAGAAGGTATACGATTCTGATTACCTTGTTTGAGTTTATTTTGGATATATAATCACATGTGTGACGCTGATGAACAATGCTAGCACCATCATGAACAGAATGTAAAAGAACGTGTGCAACAGTCACTTCAAGTATACAGatgcattataaaatacattattgcacaaggtttttttttttttaatgatcgtctacatttattaaaaatcatgatccaacaatgcaaaaaaaaaatatctaaaatggttaaaataaattattaataagtgGTAGTACttataatgtaaacattttaatttttcaagGTCTTGAAATATATCTGGATTACATTATCACAGTCTTACATGTGGTGTGtacagatgaataaataaaaaaagacaaaaaaattaataataatcacttCATTCTGTGACTATTTCTCTCGATCCACTTCAGGCACTGTAGACCTAGCTGTTATGAGAGGTTAgagacaaattccatgactggaTTGAGGTCTTCTGTGAGCTCTTCTGAGAGTGACAGTACCGTTGATATCACGTTTTGTGTTAATTCTGACACCCTGTGAAGAGTGTTTTCATTAATTATGCTGGATTACTTTTTGCTGATTCTAACAAATGGAACTAAAACCCCTCTCACCAGCTCACGCGATCTGCTGGCAACTGAGGATCCAGCTTAGACCCCTCCTCTATCGTAAGAGACTTCTTCAGCTGCTTGAAATTAGCCTCAATATCCTTTCTTATGATGGACAATGGCAAAATATCTTTGAGAGAGTTTAGGACTTGCTGTACCAGAAACAAACAACTTTGAATGATACACAGAATCAAACTTTTTTATGGACTGATCAGATCACGTAGATATATGATTTGAATGAAGATCAAGTCAAACAAACTCACATAAATTGCTGATAGCTGATGTGCGATGTACTTATGACTGCCCAGGTGCTTCACATCTTCATCTAACTGCTGACTGAGAACCAGCAGCTGATTCAGCCTCCCAATATGAGGAAAATAAGCTGGAATGATAAAACATTCCTCAATCCAACTGATTAATCAGCTCTGCTGTTTAGGTGGAAATAAGTGAGATTCTAGCACTTTTTGTTTCtaatcatttgttcattttaatataatgtatatacaggTGCTTGTCCTATGATTAggatatcatcaaaaagttgatttatttcactaattccattaaaaaaattaaacttgtatattatattcattctttacacacaaactgatatatttcagtctgtgtgtgtttctgtattatACTCTTAGAATAAATTTATTAAGAAAGCACGCTcgctaaatatttttaatgcatttttttgacTTTTAACTAGCAAAATACTTTTCTTAAGCTTTCTATGTTGTcttttactattaatattattccCATTTCTATTATGCagtttgtttaataattaatttcctaTTAACAAAGTGAATTTGTAATAATGTTAatgttgacatttttaaatgtagttggtgtttttataatgtttttataatgctttttctTGTAAAGCACCTTGAGCTACATATCTTGTTTGAAATCTGCAatacaaataaagtttattattattcattatttcccACATGGAGTCAACCACTGGccaataaatgtaactgtatcCCATTATCATTCTCCCATTCATTCTGTGGTCTCACCATCTGAAGGCGGTCTTTCCAACATGTCAATAGGGCTGCCGTGTATCATATAAACTTCAACTCGAGGGAACAGAGCAGATAATCCTACAACATCCAAATACTCCTAAAAAGGGGAATAAATGGAAATACATCATCTAACTGGTTTAAGAGGAATGGTTAATTGGTGATTAGTTACCTCAAGCTGAAGCACAGGTTCGTTGAGATGTTCAAGGCACTGGTTCATCTGATATATTATCTCTGCCCCTACACACAAATTCAGAGGTTGTACATACATTTTGATTtccagtataatatatatatatatatatatatatatatatatatatatatatagtcctagGCTTACCTTGTTTTTGAAAACACTTAGACTCTTCAGGACTTGTGTCCTGTTTGAGCTGCTCCTGAAACTGCTGATTCAGATTAGATACTTGAATGAGACAAACACACAAGTATTTTCAGTGTTCAAAGATCTGAGCATCAGTAAGTGTCTCACCTGATGGACCTGAGCTCTGATCAGTAGGTCCAACTGGCTGCAGAGACACAGCATCTCCAGAGCCACCTGCTCACTGCTCAGGTGGACGGGCATCAATGGCTTCTTCACGCACACCTCAACTGCAAATATTATATAATCGAGAAACAAAACGTGTTCATATTCAGTCATATAAGCAACTAAATATTAAAGAGATCAGCATTACCTTTGAAATGTGGGCTGTAAGAGCTAGGTTTGCAAAGCGGATCCGTCAGACTCACAGCTGCCATTATCACCCTAAATTAATAATTCCAGCGGTTAACGGATGCATATGATTAATACTGTATTTATTGGTTTATTCATCCATTAATGGCGTTTGTCACTCTCATTGCAGTGGTCCTCCTCTCCATGTTGTTCAGCCACACAGCCCCATGCGATGTAAATAAAAGGCGTGGTCAAATCTGACAATCGACGAGAAACCACGAAACGTATCGATGTTTTGCGAATCTGTATTGAGCTACCTGCCatagaaattgaataaagtggGTAGAATGGACATTTTTATGACTTGTATGTCTGAAAGGGCGGAGCTTGtgtattttcaattaattttcctaacgtttcatatttatatttagttggGTTTACGAATTTCTACAAACCGATAGTGAAGCAGCAAATACATAGAATGTTCACGAGGTGCTCGTTACTTTTCTCTGCGCTGTTAAGGATTGGCCTGTCACATTCGTTTAGATGAGGATTTCCGTTATAGATCAGTGTCATACATTCAGTAAATTAGTTATTAGCTGGTAACATTCTCCACTCAGTGATTGGACCTTTGTGTGTTTGACCAACATTGTCTTCAGATAcaaaacaatttataaatatattttaaatatggtcCCTAAAAAAAAGTCCCCATACTAACTTATAATATACAGTACTAGTCTTTAAACGCCAGACATAGATAACTGTTCTCATTTTgttctttaaatacatttaatttcacttaATCAAACAAACAATGAGTTATTAATGAAAGGATGAACCCACTTTCAATGtttattaaatagtaataaacaGAGACAAGAAAAATCTTAGACCTTTTCCATGATTCCAATGAATGACAATAAAACACTGCTAATTTAGAAGGTTTGTCACGCATATTTAAAGTGACAGGTATACTAAGAAATCAAAGTAAtgcaatcaaagaaaaaaaaaacatttaaatagtgtGCTGATAAAGAAAACATCGAAACGTACACAGTATTGATATCTTGTATTACAAAAATGACAAGAATTTTTCTGCaaagtttcaaataaaaaaatacagctgtagTTAAACATTTTTTCTATCACAATCATTTCCTTAGGAAgtgcatctgaaaaaaaaaatcggttaGCATAACTTTGCAGagcaatttttaaaaaagaaatcctGCTTTTGtcacaattattaatttacatgctccataatacaattaaaaaaaagttccaTCATATTTCTGCTCCCTTTTATGACAATATGATACACCAGCAGAAGAGTCCATTGGCTGCAGCAGAAAACCTGAATTTCCcttgagttatttactaaacgtCTGGAGAAGTTTCCTATGAGACAACAAGTTATGGCCTTCCAGGGTTCATAGTGAGATTAGCCATGAGCTCATGAACCGCTGCAAATATTGTGCACTctcctgtaaaaaacaaaaaaggctaGCATTAATATTGAAATgcaaatacagaaacaaaatgtaaaatatctgattaatattatatactgATTTCCATATCAATTTAAAAATTCACATTAAACAAAAGAGATGTGTGAACCTTGTCGTGGTGGATGGTGCTCATTGAACCTCCTGAGGATGGAGCTGACCATCAGGGCCGCGGCTCCCGAGGAGCTGTGCTGGCGGGGGATATCAGCCTGCTGGGTCAGTCCAGTAGCCATGTCATACACAATAGGCACTATGATGCTGGTGGGCTCCTGGGGTACCGGTAGCCTCTGGGTCAGCTGGAGCTGTAAAAGAGTATCACTTTAAGTTATTACACGATAGGAATCCATTGTAAACTTAAACCACGGATCAAATACAAGTTGTTATGTGTACAATGCCAGGAATATTAGTGCAATAACTAGAATTCAGGACACGGTTATGTATGGTGAAATAGTATTTTATCTACTGAGAATTGGTTGTATGGTAAAAGGGGACATTGGAAACCAGAAAGGAGTGGTTGAAGCACTTACAAAGAAGAGCATCTTGGTCTTAAGCACCACAGCAATGGTTCCTGGTGGGGCAATGGGAGGAGCGCTGGGTGGGATGGTCAGACAGAACTGCACATTCCAATTCAGCTGGGCCGCTTGGTCTGGGAACTGGAGGAAAAATGATGGGCCAGCgagtcaaaagaacagcatgtatttgagatctttactgtcccttttgacCATATTAACATATCCttacaaaagaaaaatatcaatttaaaatctaattggccccaaacttttgaaacatGGCTTGCACAAgggcaaaaaaatcaaattaaataaacatgaatgtgcTTACCAACTCCAGTTTCATGATGCGAACACAGTCTCTGAGTATGTTGGTTGGAGCCCCCAACAGCTTTGTAAAGGCATTTAGTGTGTTGTATTTAAAGGGTGGTCCTGCAACCTAAGGTTTAAGTA
This genomic window contains:
- the LOC113109272 gene encoding uncharacterized protein LOC113109272, which translates into the protein MAAVSLTDPLCKPSSYSPHFKVEVCVKKPLMPVHLSSEQVALEMLCLCSQLDLLIRAQVHQFQEQLKQDTSPEESKCFQKQGAEIIYQMNQCLEHLNEPVLQLEEYLDVVGLSALFPRVEVYMIHGSPIDMLERPPSDAYFPHIGRLNQLLVLSQQLDEDVKHLGSHKYIAHQLSAIYQVLNSLKDILPLSIIRKDIEANFKQLKKSLTIEEGSKLDPQLPADRVSW